Genomic DNA from Phyllostomus discolor isolate MPI-MPIP mPhyDis1 chromosome 12, mPhyDis1.pri.v3, whole genome shotgun sequence:
GCTTAGCTCGGGGCCTGGTCCGCTGCCGGTAATTCAGGTTCGTAGCTGCCAAGCCTCTATGAGTTAACACATGTAAAGCGCCTTAGAACAGGGCTTGGCACGTAGCacatgctcagtaaatggtagctgtCATTATAATTAGGCTTCTATTTTCAAAGCAGCTTTGGTGCCAAGCTTCTGTGAGTTAGTACTTCCCATCTCTGAGCAAGAGCCAAAGTTTGGACAAGGCTGTaaggagcccccctccccccccaaccgCCACCTGGACCGTTCTCCCCACCAAAGTGCAAGGCTCCCTCCCTCAGCTCTGTCCCTCCCGCAGGGAGGACTACACTAGTTAAAAATCGCAACCCCCCTTCAGaattcttctccctcctctgctgtATTTTCCTCTACAGCAGGCACTGCTCGGCATATACTACACATCTCGTTTATTGTCTGTCCCCACCAGTGGCCCTTTCTGCTCCGCCCCATCCCaggtaagctccatgaggacaagcATTTTATTCTATTCATGGGCATATTCCCAATGCTTAACGCACAGGTCCTCCAAaggtatttgtggaatgaattaaTGGCTCACAGTCCCTACCTCGGAGTTATTCTAAGGTCCTGATGATCTCATGCAAATGAAATGCGGAACTCTGGAAATGCTGGGGAAAATGGCAACCGTGATTATAACTAAGGTTCTATTTTTGTCAGTTCCTAGATGCACAACTCATTTATGAGGCAACACACACAAAGCTCTTAGACCAGCACTTGGCACCCGGGAAGCACAGCTATGATTCtaatgaaagtcttttttttttttttaatcctcacccaaggatgtgacTATTGgctttagggagagaggaagggaggaagggagagggaatgagagggtgtgggggaggggaaagaaacatggatcggcTGCCTCCAGCATGTACCTTGACCCTCGGAGATAGAACCCTCCGCCTTGTTGTGTACAagacgatgttccaaccaactgagccacctcgCCAGGTCAGCAAGTCAAGTCCTGGGAAGGTTCTTAGGCAAAGTCACAGGGAACATGAACTGTCCTCCACAAAAGATTTTTTGCTTTCAGGGTACTTGGCTAGGTTGCCTTTCCCAGACTCCCGTGCAGTGAGCTACGGCCGTGTGACTATTTCTCGGCTAAGGGATGCCAATGGGAGCAGTACTGCCACCTCTAGGCTCTCCAGGCTCCCAGGCCAAGGCCACCCAGCGTGACCATGGGGAGGAAAAAAGGCTTAGGAGATGGTCTGGGTCCCCACATCGCCAGATGGAGAAGGGCTGCCTGCCAACCTGAAACACCTACCCTGGATGATTGTGTGAGCAAGAAACAAAATTCTGTTGTGTTTGAGCCTGTCCATCATGGGGTCTACGAGTAAATTTATGGAAACTACACTGAATGCATAGTGTTTAGTAAATGTTAATTGCCTAGGCAACAATTACCCTTAAGTTCCCCCTAGAAGGAGCCCAGGGGGTGAGGGGCATGCAGGTGGATGCCCAGGCACATGCCTCACAGCctggagcacacacacacacacacacacacacaccaaacatgCTGGACTGACACACACAGAATCTGGCTTTATTCTGGCCTTCACACATACTAAGAGGACACAGATCAGCAGTAACCCCCCCCAAAGACCATTTCAAGCACCCGGTTTCCTCAGCTCCCTCTTCCCACCCAACCCCTCCTGCCAGGCTTCCTGGGAGGGGACTCGCCTACACCTCCCCCCGGGCATGCAGCATGAAGTGCCCGTGCAGCTCCCCGAGGTTGTCGAAGGAATCCTCACACTCCGTGCAGTGGTAGGTGCCCTCCTcgtcctcatcctcatcctcctcTCTCCCGGCGGGTCGGCCCTCCCTAGCCCGAGGGggctcttcttcttcctcccccagcaccctgcctTCCGGGGCGGGGGCTTCCTGGGGGGCTGTGGCAGGAGAGCAGAGGCGGCAGGGTGGGGTGCCTGGCGGGGCCTCCCCAAGGGGTGAGcggccacagagctggcagggctgggctgcgGGGCCCGGGGGCTGGGCTGCTCGGGGGGCCCGGCGGGACGGgccgccccggcccccacccagGCGCTGCTTCACCTTGTAGCCAGGGTCATATTCAGGGTCATCAGtggtctcctcctcctcttcctcctcatcttcttcctcttcagaGTCCGGCTCTGAGAGTGTGTACTCGGAGTCAGAGGAATGCTCGGGGCCTGCAGGGGGACAGGCAGGGAAAGACAGCAGCATCAGAAGACAGAAGGCTACACCCAGGTGACTGTCCCCTCCCCGATTCCCACTGAGGCTAGTCCccagagagagagggtggcctgGGCACAGCCCTGCCCTTCCCAACAGATGGCTCCCCATCCCACAGACCAGGCCTGGCACGTGGTAGGTGCTCAGTGTCTGCGTGTCAAGCAAATGAACAGCATCTTAGGGGCTAATAAAGACAAACCAGGAGTAAACATGGGAACAGTAAAAATGGCAGCAGCAGCCGCGCCCATCACTTTCAGAAAAGCCCTAGCCTCACATATTAACTCACCTAACCCTTACAGCAACCCTGGAGggagacattattattattattattattcctgagtgacaaaaggagaaactgaggcacagggcagTTAGGTCTCCAGGCACACAGCTCTAACTGGGAAGGCTAAATACGGGCGGTCGCCTATGTGAAATCATTTTAGGGAGACAAACATTTGAACAAGCACCTCCTAAGGCAGATTCAGGCTCGGCACTGCGGGGACACAGAGACCCTGCAGGAGTCTCCAGGCCCCAGACCCAGACAGTGAGGGCTCAGGTGGTCAGTTATGTCGGGGCCCTGGGGAAGTCAGGGAGGGCCTCACAGGGAGGGGAGGTATGAGCTGGAGTCTTAAAGAGAAGCAGGAATTTGCTGCTAGAGACAGAAAAGGTGGCCcctgtgggagaggggcaggtATTCAAGCCAATGAAAAGACACAGTACATATGGACTTTGACAGACGTACGTGGTTTTACACAATGACAGGGCCACACTTCTGTTGTGCGAACGTGACAGACAGCACTTACACAAATCTGGACCGTCcagcccaacacacacacccaggctATCGCTCTACCTCGactctcctgggctctgggctgaGACGCCCCTCTCATAAAGACAGTCCTCAtcctcacctcctctctcccagggggTCGGGTGGGAGGAGGATGAGCACAGGAGGCAAAAGTCGGGTAACACGCACAGCCCTGTACACATGGAAGAGACTCGGGAAAACGGAGTAACTCACCAACATGGCTGAGCCGCCACCTTAAATAGCTCTTCAGCTGAAGACCaagatgctgggggtgggggatgcctGCTCTGGCAGATTGCCAGAAAAGGCGGTCACCGAGGGGTGGGATGTTAAGCAGATTTAAGTCCTGGTCTCTGCACTGAGGAACATTTTAGAGATAAGGTAATCTCCTTCCTGGTAGCTGCCCGACACACCCTTACAAAGGGAAATTTcccttaaaaatggaaatgcctctCACAAAGGGTAGCTGCTTCTTGGTCTTCAGAACTTCCCCCTGACAGTTATTTCTTGAA
This window encodes:
- the ZNF428 gene encoding zinc finger protein 428, which produces MTETREPAETGGYASLEEDDEDLSPGPEHSSDSEYTLSEPDSEEEEDEEEEEEETTDDPEYDPGYKVKQRLGGGRGGPSRRAPRAAQPPGPAAQPCQLCGRSPLGEAPPGTPPCRLCSPATAPQEAPAPEGRVLGEEEEEPPRAREGRPAGREEDEDEDEEGTYHCTECEDSFDNLGELHGHFMLHARGEV